Proteins found in one Primulina eburnea isolate SZY01 chromosome 16, ASM2296580v1, whole genome shotgun sequence genomic segment:
- the LOC140816949 gene encoding importin subunit beta-1-like isoform X1, with amino-acid sequence MKNMAMEVTQVLLSAQAVDSTVRKHAEETLKQFQEQNLPGFLLSLSGELASEEKPVESRKLAGLILKNALDAKEQHRKFELVQRWLSLDADVKSQIKACLLQTLSSTASDARSTASQVIAKVAGIELPHRRWPELVGSLLSNIHQIPPHVKQATLETLGYLCEEVGPEVVDQDQVNKILTAVVQGMNANEGNTDVRLAATRALYNALGFAQANFSNDMERDYIMRVVCEATLSPEGKIRQAASECLVSIGSAYYDKLAPYIQDIFNITSKAVREDAEPVALQAIEFWSTICDEEIDILEEYGGGFTSDSDVPCYYFIKQALPALVPMLLETLLKQEEDQDQDEGAWNLAMAGGTCLGLVARTVGDDIVPLVMPFIEENITKGDWRQREAATYAFGSVLEGPSPDKLNPIVNVALSFMLTALTNDPNSHVKDTTAWTLGRIFEFLHGSTVENPIITPANCQQIITVLLQSMKDAPNVSEKACGALYFLAQGYEDVGTTSPLTPYFQEIVQSLLIVTHREDAGESRLRTAAYETLNEVVRCSSDETAHLVLELVQVLMTELHKTLEAQKLSSDEREKQNELQGLLCGCLQVIIQKLCASEPTKYAFMQYADQIMNLFLRVFASRSATVHEEAMLAIGALAYAIGHNFAKYVPDFYKYLETGLQNFEEYQVCAVTVGVVGDLCRALEGAILPYCDGIMTQLLKDLSSNQLHRSVKPPIFSCFGDIALAIGENFEKYLMYSMPMLQSAAELSAHTSGVDDEMLEYTNLLRNGILEAYSGIFQGFKNSPKTQLLIPYAPHILQFLDSIYMEKDMDDVVMKTAIGVLGDLADTLGSNAGSLIQQSLSSKDFLNECLSSDDHLIKESAEWARMAISRAISV; translated from the exons GAAGAATATGGCTATGGAAGTTACCCAGGTTCTTCTAAGCGCACAAGCAGTTGATTCGACAGTAAGGAAGCATGCTGAGGAGACCTTGAAACAGTTTCAGGAACAAAACCTTCCTGGTTTTTTGTTATCTCTTTCTGGCGAGCTTGCTAGTGAGGAAAAACCGGTGGAAAGCCGGAAACTAGCAGGTTTGATTCTTAAAAATGCTTTGGATGCCAAGGAGCAGCACAGGAAGTTTGAGCTAGTGCAAAGATGGTTATCATTAGATGCGGATGTGAAGAGCCAAATCAAGGCATGCTTGTTACAGACCCTCTCCTCTACTGCATCTGATGCGAGGTCCACAGCATCACAAGTCATTGCAAAAGTTGCAGGCATTGAACTGCCGCATCGTCGGTGGCCTGAGTTGGTAGGCTCCCTTCTATCAAATATCCACCAGATTCCTCCCCATGTTAAGCAAGCCACCCTTGAAACACTGGGGTACCTGTGTGAGGAAGTTGGTCCAGAGGTTGTTGATCAAGATCAAGTAAACAAAATACTAACAGCTGTAGTTCAAGGCATGAATGCTAATGAAGGAAATACAGATGTCCGGCTTGCTGCTACTCGGGCTCTGTATAATGCTCTGGGATTTGCCCAGGCTAACTTTTCAAATGATATGGAGCGAGATTACATAATGAGAGTTGTTTGTGAGGCCACTCTCTCACCAGAAGGGAAGATTCGGCAGGCTGCATCTGAGTGTTTGGTCTCGATTGGGTCAGCATATTATGACAAGTTAGCTCCATACATTCAAGACATTTTCAACATCACTTCCAAGGCTGTCCGAGAAGATGCTGAGCCGGTTGCTCTTCAGGCAATTGAATTTTGGAGCACCATATGCGACGAGGAAATTGATATTTTGGAAGAGTATGGAGGTGGTTTTACCTCAGATTCTGATGTACCatgctattattttattaagcaGGCACTACCTGCTCTTGTTCCTATGTTATTAGAGACACTCCTTAAGCAAGAAGAAGATCAGGATCAGGATGAGGGTGCTTGGAATCTTGCAATGGCTGGTGGAACTTGCCTTGGTTTGGTCGCCCGAACAGTGGGAGATGACATTGTACCTCTCGTCATGCCATTTATCGAAGAAAATATAACTAAGGGAGACTGGAGGCAGAGAGAAGCTGCCACCTATGCATTTGGTTCCGTATTAGAAGGACCTTCACCTGACAAGCTAAATCCTATTGTCAATGTTGCTTTAAGTTTCATGCTCACTGCTTTGACTAATGATCCAAATAGCCATGTTAAGGATACAACTGCGTGGACACTGGGAAGAATATTTGAATTTCTTCATGGTTCAACTGTGGAGAATCCTATCATTACCCCAGCAAACTGCCAACAGATTATCACAGTTCTCCTCCAGAGCATGAAAGATGCTCCTAATGTCTCCGAGAAAGCATGTGGTGCTCTCTATTTCTTAGCTCAAGGTTACGAGGACGTGGGCACAACATCACCTTTGACACCTTATTTCCAGGAAATTGTTCAGTCCCTTCTCATTGTCACCCACAGAGAAGATGCAGGCGAGTCTCGACTCAGGACAGCTGCCTATGAGACCCTGAATGAAGTAGTAAGGTGTTCATCTGATGAAACGGCTCACTTAGTGTTGGAACTAGTTCAAGTACTCATGACTGAGCTTCACAAGACTCTCGAAGCACAGAAACTTTCTTCTGACGAGAGAGAGAAGCAGAACGAATTACAAGGCCTTCTATGTGGGTGCTTGCAGGTCATCATCCAGAAATTGTGTGCATCAGAACCGACCAAGTATGCTTTTATGCAGTATGCAGATCAGATAATGAATCTTTTTCTACGAGTTTTTGCTAGTAGAAGTGCCACTGTTCACGAAGAAGCAATGCTTGCCATTGGTGCCCTTGCCTATGCAATAGGTCACAACTTTGCTAAGTACGTACCAGATTTTTATAAGTATTTGGAGACGGGACTTCAGAATTTTGAGGAATATCAAGTCTGTGCTGTCACCGTTGGTGTTGTGGGGGACTTGTGCAGGGCTTTGGAAGGTGCTATTTTACCTTATTGTGATGGAATAATGACCCAGCTTCTTAAAGATTTGTCAAGCAACCAGTTGCACCGGTCTGTGAAGCCTCCAATCTTTTCATGCTTTGGAGACATAGCTCTGGCAATTGGAGAGAACTTTGAGAAGTATTTGATGTATTCCATGCCCATGTTGCAGAGTGCTGCAGAGTTGTCTGCCCACACATCAGGTGTTGATGATGAAATGTTAGAATATACTAACCTTCTAAGGAATGGAATTTTAGAGGCATATTCTGGGATATTTCAGGGCTTCAAGAACTCGCCTAAAACCCAACTTCTGATTCCATACGCACCTCACATTCTGCAATTCCTGGACAGCATTTACATGGAGAAAGATAT GGATGATGTCGTGATGAAAACTGCAATAGGAGTCCTTGGAGATCTAGCTGATACTTTGGGCAGTAATGCGGGTTCTTTGATTCAGCAGTCTCTGTCAAGCAAAGACTTTTTAAATGAATGCTTGTCTTCAGATGACCATTTGATTAAAGAATCTGCTGAGTGGGCCAGGATGGCCATTAGTCGTGCCATATCTGTTTGA
- the LOC140816949 gene encoding importin subunit beta-1-like isoform X2, with translation MAMEVTQVLLSAQAVDSTVRKHAEETLKQFQEQNLPGFLLSLSGELASEEKPVESRKLAGLILKNALDAKEQHRKFELVQRWLSLDADVKSQIKACLLQTLSSTASDARSTASQVIAKVAGIELPHRRWPELVGSLLSNIHQIPPHVKQATLETLGYLCEEVGPEVVDQDQVNKILTAVVQGMNANEGNTDVRLAATRALYNALGFAQANFSNDMERDYIMRVVCEATLSPEGKIRQAASECLVSIGSAYYDKLAPYIQDIFNITSKAVREDAEPVALQAIEFWSTICDEEIDILEEYGGGFTSDSDVPCYYFIKQALPALVPMLLETLLKQEEDQDQDEGAWNLAMAGGTCLGLVARTVGDDIVPLVMPFIEENITKGDWRQREAATYAFGSVLEGPSPDKLNPIVNVALSFMLTALTNDPNSHVKDTTAWTLGRIFEFLHGSTVENPIITPANCQQIITVLLQSMKDAPNVSEKACGALYFLAQGYEDVGTTSPLTPYFQEIVQSLLIVTHREDAGESRLRTAAYETLNEVVRCSSDETAHLVLELVQVLMTELHKTLEAQKLSSDEREKQNELQGLLCGCLQVIIQKLCASEPTKYAFMQYADQIMNLFLRVFASRSATVHEEAMLAIGALAYAIGHNFAKYVPDFYKYLETGLQNFEEYQVCAVTVGVVGDLCRALEGAILPYCDGIMTQLLKDLSSNQLHRSVKPPIFSCFGDIALAIGENFEKYLMYSMPMLQSAAELSAHTSGVDDEMLEYTNLLRNGILEAYSGIFQGFKNSPKTQLLIPYAPHILQFLDSIYMEKDMDDVVMKTAIGVLGDLADTLGSNAGSLIQQSLSSKDFLNECLSSDDHLIKESAEWARMAISRAISV, from the exons ATGGCTATGGAAGTTACCCAGGTTCTTCTAAGCGCACAAGCAGTTGATTCGACAGTAAGGAAGCATGCTGAGGAGACCTTGAAACAGTTTCAGGAACAAAACCTTCCTGGTTTTTTGTTATCTCTTTCTGGCGAGCTTGCTAGTGAGGAAAAACCGGTGGAAAGCCGGAAACTAGCAGGTTTGATTCTTAAAAATGCTTTGGATGCCAAGGAGCAGCACAGGAAGTTTGAGCTAGTGCAAAGATGGTTATCATTAGATGCGGATGTGAAGAGCCAAATCAAGGCATGCTTGTTACAGACCCTCTCCTCTACTGCATCTGATGCGAGGTCCACAGCATCACAAGTCATTGCAAAAGTTGCAGGCATTGAACTGCCGCATCGTCGGTGGCCTGAGTTGGTAGGCTCCCTTCTATCAAATATCCACCAGATTCCTCCCCATGTTAAGCAAGCCACCCTTGAAACACTGGGGTACCTGTGTGAGGAAGTTGGTCCAGAGGTTGTTGATCAAGATCAAGTAAACAAAATACTAACAGCTGTAGTTCAAGGCATGAATGCTAATGAAGGAAATACAGATGTCCGGCTTGCTGCTACTCGGGCTCTGTATAATGCTCTGGGATTTGCCCAGGCTAACTTTTCAAATGATATGGAGCGAGATTACATAATGAGAGTTGTTTGTGAGGCCACTCTCTCACCAGAAGGGAAGATTCGGCAGGCTGCATCTGAGTGTTTGGTCTCGATTGGGTCAGCATATTATGACAAGTTAGCTCCATACATTCAAGACATTTTCAACATCACTTCCAAGGCTGTCCGAGAAGATGCTGAGCCGGTTGCTCTTCAGGCAATTGAATTTTGGAGCACCATATGCGACGAGGAAATTGATATTTTGGAAGAGTATGGAGGTGGTTTTACCTCAGATTCTGATGTACCatgctattattttattaagcaGGCACTACCTGCTCTTGTTCCTATGTTATTAGAGACACTCCTTAAGCAAGAAGAAGATCAGGATCAGGATGAGGGTGCTTGGAATCTTGCAATGGCTGGTGGAACTTGCCTTGGTTTGGTCGCCCGAACAGTGGGAGATGACATTGTACCTCTCGTCATGCCATTTATCGAAGAAAATATAACTAAGGGAGACTGGAGGCAGAGAGAAGCTGCCACCTATGCATTTGGTTCCGTATTAGAAGGACCTTCACCTGACAAGCTAAATCCTATTGTCAATGTTGCTTTAAGTTTCATGCTCACTGCTTTGACTAATGATCCAAATAGCCATGTTAAGGATACAACTGCGTGGACACTGGGAAGAATATTTGAATTTCTTCATGGTTCAACTGTGGAGAATCCTATCATTACCCCAGCAAACTGCCAACAGATTATCACAGTTCTCCTCCAGAGCATGAAAGATGCTCCTAATGTCTCCGAGAAAGCATGTGGTGCTCTCTATTTCTTAGCTCAAGGTTACGAGGACGTGGGCACAACATCACCTTTGACACCTTATTTCCAGGAAATTGTTCAGTCCCTTCTCATTGTCACCCACAGAGAAGATGCAGGCGAGTCTCGACTCAGGACAGCTGCCTATGAGACCCTGAATGAAGTAGTAAGGTGTTCATCTGATGAAACGGCTCACTTAGTGTTGGAACTAGTTCAAGTACTCATGACTGAGCTTCACAAGACTCTCGAAGCACAGAAACTTTCTTCTGACGAGAGAGAGAAGCAGAACGAATTACAAGGCCTTCTATGTGGGTGCTTGCAGGTCATCATCCAGAAATTGTGTGCATCAGAACCGACCAAGTATGCTTTTATGCAGTATGCAGATCAGATAATGAATCTTTTTCTACGAGTTTTTGCTAGTAGAAGTGCCACTGTTCACGAAGAAGCAATGCTTGCCATTGGTGCCCTTGCCTATGCAATAGGTCACAACTTTGCTAAGTACGTACCAGATTTTTATAAGTATTTGGAGACGGGACTTCAGAATTTTGAGGAATATCAAGTCTGTGCTGTCACCGTTGGTGTTGTGGGGGACTTGTGCAGGGCTTTGGAAGGTGCTATTTTACCTTATTGTGATGGAATAATGACCCAGCTTCTTAAAGATTTGTCAAGCAACCAGTTGCACCGGTCTGTGAAGCCTCCAATCTTTTCATGCTTTGGAGACATAGCTCTGGCAATTGGAGAGAACTTTGAGAAGTATTTGATGTATTCCATGCCCATGTTGCAGAGTGCTGCAGAGTTGTCTGCCCACACATCAGGTGTTGATGATGAAATGTTAGAATATACTAACCTTCTAAGGAATGGAATTTTAGAGGCATATTCTGGGATATTTCAGGGCTTCAAGAACTCGCCTAAAACCCAACTTCTGATTCCATACGCACCTCACATTCTGCAATTCCTGGACAGCATTTACATGGAGAAAGATAT GGATGATGTCGTGATGAAAACTGCAATAGGAGTCCTTGGAGATCTAGCTGATACTTTGGGCAGTAATGCGGGTTCTTTGATTCAGCAGTCTCTGTCAAGCAAAGACTTTTTAAATGAATGCTTGTCTTCAGATGACCATTTGATTAAAGAATCTGCTGAGTGGGCCAGGATGGCCATTAGTCGTGCCATATCTGTTTGA